One segment of Paenibacillus sp. FSL R7-0337 DNA contains the following:
- a CDS encoding ABC transporter ATP-binding protein — MSILSKKRIGSTPAIQIDGVHKSFGDYTILNNLSLEVSRGEIYGFLGLNGAGKTTTIKMLLAMIKPTSGKLYMLGEKVDAGNSKLWSNVGYLEEATFYPDLTVTENLDIARRMQGLPDPDAVHQVIYKLGLEPHKKKKAKHLSLGNKQRLGLAKAMIHNPEILILDEPINGLDPAGVAEIRNMLYNLAHNFGITVFISSHLLEELSKVSTRIGIIHGGQLVQEVAMDKLEQSLEKSLVVNGRNKPALKKVLEEHGYDFVDTPDGSIKLTNEHAADHPERLAELLVTCNQPPTSLRVVTEDLEGYFLRTIGVNRGIK; from the coding sequence ATGAGTATTTTATCCAAGAAAAGAATCGGCAGCACGCCCGCTATACAAATTGACGGAGTGCACAAAAGCTTTGGCGACTATACCATATTAAACAATCTTTCGCTGGAGGTCAGCCGGGGAGAGATCTACGGATTCCTGGGACTTAACGGCGCCGGGAAGACAACGACGATCAAGATGCTCCTGGCGATGATTAAGCCTACTTCCGGCAAGCTCTATATGTTAGGTGAGAAGGTCGATGCTGGAAACTCTAAATTATGGAGTAACGTCGGATATTTGGAGGAGGCTACCTTTTATCCGGATCTGACGGTAACGGAGAATCTGGATATCGCACGGCGTATGCAAGGCTTGCCGGACCCGGATGCCGTACATCAGGTGATCTATAAGCTGGGGCTGGAACCGCACAAAAAGAAAAAAGCAAAGCATCTCTCACTGGGGAACAAGCAGCGCCTGGGACTTGCCAAAGCGATGATTCACAACCCGGAAATTCTAATCCTGGACGAGCCGATCAACGGCCTTGATCCCGCAGGCGTGGCGGAGATACGGAATATGTTATACAATCTGGCGCACAATTTCGGCATCACTGTTTTTATATCCAGCCATCTGTTAGAGGAGCTCTCGAAGGTGTCCACACGGATTGGCATTATCCACGGCGGCCAGCTGGTGCAAGAAGTCGCAATGGATAAGCTGGAGCAGTCCTTAGAGAAAAGCCTGGTCGTGAACGGCCGGAACAAACCTGCCTTAAAGAAGGTGCTGGAAGAGCATGGCTATGACTTTGTGGATACCCCGGACGGCTCTATTAAACTAACCAATGAACATGCGGCAGATCATCCTGAACGGCTGGCCGAACTGCTTGTTACCTGCAATCAGCCGCCAACGTCACTCCGGGTAGTTACAGAAGATCTGGAAGGCTATTTTCTCCGCACCATCGGGGTTAACAGGGGGATTAAATAA
- a CDS encoding HAMP domain-containing sensor histidine kinase, whose product MKLKIKLPLLFLLMLLILMFSIGLYLKFVFAVYSPIRTTLLDSPYIVLLLPIFAIAGCIFFILIIYIHYYIEKPIRRLNARLGEVNVVHPLPPLALKRKDEIGELYKHFNKMEHRLQLAHREQTDMLAAIAHDLKTPLTSINGFTELLATHRDLPEAEKQEFYELIQRKSAFMVELLNDFSSFTKEKLELESMTATPVKATKLFEEIAFEYEYELAGLDIELTCRHSFTDSIWLTVNEPMLRRVFGNLFSNAVRYGGKNELKVYMTGYLREHHAYFQIEDNGIGVPDKDMSSLFLKFFTVDPSRQIRKGGLGLGLASCKSIIEHHGGEIVAYSSEYGGLGIRFSLPL is encoded by the coding sequence ATGAAACTGAAAATAAAGCTTCCCCTGCTATTCCTGCTGATGCTGCTGATTCTGATGTTCTCTATTGGTTTGTATTTGAAGTTTGTCTTTGCGGTATATTCCCCTATACGTACCACCTTACTGGATTCACCATATATAGTATTACTGCTACCCATCTTCGCCATCGCGGGCTGTATATTTTTCATTCTGATCATCTATATTCATTATTATATTGAGAAGCCTATCCGGCGTCTGAATGCCCGGCTGGGGGAAGTCAATGTGGTCCATCCCTTGCCTCCGCTGGCTTTGAAGCGTAAGGATGAGATCGGAGAGCTCTATAAGCATTTCAATAAAATGGAGCATCGGCTTCAGCTCGCCCACAGAGAACAGACCGATATGCTTGCCGCCATCGCCCACGATTTGAAGACACCCCTCACCTCAATTAACGGCTTCACTGAACTTCTGGCTACACATAGGGACTTACCCGAAGCTGAAAAGCAGGAATTTTATGAATTGATTCAGCGAAAGTCAGCCTTTATGGTTGAGCTCCTTAATGATTTCTCCAGCTTCACCAAAGAAAAACTGGAGCTCGAATCCATGACAGCTACACCTGTAAAAGCGACAAAATTGTTTGAAGAGATTGCTTTTGAATACGAATACGAGCTGGCGGGACTTGATATTGAACTGACATGCCGCCATTCCTTCACGGACAGCATTTGGCTGACGGTCAATGAACCGATGCTCCGCCGGGTGTTCGGCAACCTCTTCAGCAATGCCGTACGATATGGTGGAAAGAATGAGCTGAAGGTGTATATGACCGGATACCTGCGGGAGCATCATGCTTATTTTCAGATTGAGGATAATGGCATTGGCGTGCCGGATAAGGATATGTCTTCGCTGTTCCTCAAATTCTTCACGGTGGACCCGTCGCGGCAGATCCGGAAGGGCGGACTTGGCCTGGGGCTGGCCAGCTGTAAATCGATTATTGAGCATCACGGGGGCGAGATTGTGGCCTACTCCTCCGAATACGGCGGTCTCGGGATTAGATTCAGCCTGCCTTTATAG
- a CDS encoding response regulator transcription factor — MSKTILVVDDDEEIVKLITKTLRYEQFAVITASSGREALSAVDDHPIDFIVLDIVMPDMNGLDVCRTIRSSYNVPILLLSARDQDIDKIIGLEIGADDYMTKPFSIQELASRIKAHFRKVDRLHKEWGELIPAKDTADAPLILNDKTYEAFLYSRKLDLSAKEFQILSILMRHPNQVLSREQIYENVWGDEYGEINTVTVHIKNIRKKLGPEHNFIKTIWGIGYKYTEREQ, encoded by the coding sequence ATGTCAAAAACGATATTAGTTGTAGACGATGATGAAGAAATCGTGAAACTCATCACCAAGACGCTAAGATATGAGCAATTCGCCGTCATCACAGCCAGTTCCGGGCGGGAAGCCCTATCAGCGGTGGATGATCACCCCATTGATTTCATTGTTCTGGATATAGTGATGCCTGATATGAATGGACTGGATGTCTGCAGAACGATCCGGTCCTCTTATAATGTTCCCATTCTGTTATTAAGTGCGCGGGATCAGGACATCGATAAAATTATCGGTCTGGAAATCGGCGCAGATGATTACATGACCAAGCCGTTCAGTATTCAGGAGCTGGCCTCCAGGATCAAGGCTCATTTCCGTAAAGTGGACAGGCTGCATAAAGAGTGGGGCGAGCTTATTCCCGCCAAAGACACGGCTGATGCTCCGCTCATTTTGAATGACAAAACGTATGAAGCCTTCCTGTACAGCCGGAAGCTCGACTTATCCGCGAAGGAATTTCAGATTCTGTCTATCCTGATGCGTCACCCTAACCAGGTACTCAGCCGTGAGCAGATCTATGAGAATGTCTGGGGAGACGAATACGGAGAGATCAATACTGTAACGGTTCATATCAAGAATATCCGCAAGAAACTGGGTCCTGAGCATAACTTCATCAAAACCATTTGGGGCATAGGCTATAAATACACGGAAAGAGAGCAATAG
- a CDS encoding MerR family transcriptional regulator translates to MKTYSISEAAAHFNMTPHTLRYYDKEGLLPSIERTPSGKRVFKPSDMEALRIIECLKASGMPIKEIKHFIEWCSEGDSTLQRRYDMFLERKASVEAQMEELRKTMEVIDHKCHYYKTALEKSMEVVHHS, encoded by the coding sequence ATGAAGACCTATTCCATAAGTGAAGCCGCAGCGCATTTCAACATGACCCCGCATACCCTTCGTTATTATGACAAAGAGGGCCTGCTCCCTTCTATAGAGAGAACTCCCAGCGGCAAACGCGTATTCAAGCCCTCCGACATGGAGGCGCTGCGGATCATTGAATGCCTGAAGGCCTCCGGGATGCCCATCAAAGAGATTAAGCATTTCATTGAATGGTGCTCCGAAGGAGATTCCACCCTGCAGCGCCGATACGACATGTTCCTGGAGCGAAAGGCTTCCGTAGAAGCGCAGATGGAGGAATTAAGAAAAACGATGGAAGTCATAGACCATAAATGCCACTATTATAAGACTGCCCTGGAAAAGAGTATGGAAGTGGTCCACCACTCCTAA
- a CDS encoding NAD(P)-dependent alcohol dehydrogenase, which yields MIQVNARAAFSQEGPFKLTTIERRELLPQDVLIEIKYAGICHSDIHTARGEWGPVKYPLVPGHEIAGIVSQIGSGVTKYAVGDRVGVGCMVDSCGECSSCQQGEEQYCLEGNTGTYGATDRHGHYTQGGYSTHIVVTEDFVVRIPDSLPLDAAAPLLCAGITTYSPLRHWGAAPGKKVAVVGLGGLGHMAVKIAHAMGAEVTVLSQSLKKKEDGLQLGADHYYATSDAETFKQLAGSFDLIINTVSAQVNINAFLSLLALDGTLVNVGAPADPLAVNAFSLIGHRRSFAGSMIGGIRETQEMLDFCAEHQIASEIEVISADQIDEAWERVLASDVRYRFVIDISTMGKA from the coding sequence ATGATACAAGTTAACGCACGCGCTGCATTCAGCCAGGAAGGCCCGTTCAAGCTGACTACGATCGAACGCCGGGAGTTACTGCCGCAGGATGTTCTGATCGAGATTAAATATGCCGGGATTTGCCATTCCGATATTCATACCGCCCGCGGAGAATGGGGACCGGTGAAATATCCGCTGGTTCCGGGGCATGAGATTGCCGGGATTGTCAGCCAGATCGGTTCTGGAGTGACGAAATATGCTGTTGGCGACCGTGTAGGGGTAGGCTGTATGGTGGATTCCTGCGGCGAATGCAGCAGCTGCCAACAAGGTGAGGAGCAATATTGCCTGGAGGGGAACACAGGAACTTATGGAGCGACTGACCGCCACGGACACTATACACAAGGCGGATATTCCACACATATCGTTGTCACTGAAGACTTCGTGGTGCGGATTCCCGACAGCCTTCCACTTGACGCTGCTGCACCTCTATTGTGTGCCGGAATCACCACTTATTCACCACTGCGCCACTGGGGAGCTGCTCCCGGCAAAAAGGTAGCTGTAGTGGGTCTCGGCGGCCTGGGGCATATGGCAGTCAAAATTGCTCATGCCATGGGGGCTGAGGTTACGGTGTTATCCCAATCCCTGAAGAAAAAGGAAGACGGCCTGCAATTGGGCGCAGATCATTATTATGCGACCAGTGATGCGGAGACATTCAAGCAGCTAGCCGGTTCCTTCGATCTGATCATTAATACGGTCAGTGCGCAGGTGAATATCAATGCTTTCCTGTCACTCCTGGCGCTGGACGGAACCCTGGTGAATGTTGGTGCGCCTGCTGATCCCTTAGCTGTTAACGCCTTCTCGCTGATCGGCCACCGCCGCTCCTTTGCCGGTTCGATGATTGGGGGAATCCGCGAGACGCAGGAGATGCTTGATTTCTGCGCAGAACATCAGATTGCTTCCGAGATTGAAGTGATTTCGGCTGACCAGATTGACGAAGCCTGGGAGCGTGTGCTGGCCTCGGATGTGCGTTACCGCTTTGTAATTGATATCAGCACGATGGGGAAGGCATAA